The window GCTTCGCAAACTTCTTCTATACTGACCTCCTTGATTCCTACAATGATCTTGGCGACTCGCTCAATGTTGCAAGGTTCGTTGCGGCCCTTGATCATGGCTCCCTCTTCccatttctccttcttcacgaTCTTATATCTTTCTGGCACTTCAGGCTCTTTCTtttggttcttcttggactgttTTTGGGGTTTCTTCGCAGGTTCGGCAGTAGCAGTTCCGTTCTGCTCGTTCTcgggagcgggagcgggagcgtcgttcttcttctcgatcaGGTATTTGTAACCCTCGTGACTTGGTCGGACCTCGCACCAGGGTCCATCAGTTTCGATCATGAGACGGTCGAGATGAACCTCCTTAACAACAGCACAGTTCTCGACAGTCTTGAAGCTGCACCCGTTGATACCAATGTACAATCCCAAATCCATCAGTTCGCGCATCTCCTCGGCTGTGCCAGTGAAACTATGCACCACGCCGCCCTTCTCCAATTTCTCCAGCTTTTCGCCAAATGCCTCCTTCAAGAGCCGGACAAAGTCCTCATGAGCGGCACGAGAATGCAAGAACAATGGGAGCTGGGGAGATATCGAAGCAGCAACCTTGAGTTGCGCAGCAAAGGAGTGAAGCTGGATACTCTTTGAACAATAATGCAGACGGTCATAGTCCAGACCAAACTCGCCCATGGCAACAAGGCTCTTCTGGCCTGAGGCCTGAGCCTCTGTTACAAGAGATGTGAGATCTGCGATGAGCTTTTCGGTCTTTGTTGGACAAGGAGGGTGCTCTTCCGAGACCGGAGCTGAAGGGTCAGGGTCGCATGGTGTTGTGTGCTCAGACTCGTGAGAAGGGCCCGCTTCGCTGAAGACGGCACTGCTACAGGGATGGATGCCTGCAGTTCCAAAGATGGTCCCAGCTGTTGACGTGATTTAGTTTGATTATCTGATTGATAAGCAGGGGGTGAAAACTTACGATAATCTTTGGCAAGGGTAAGGGCATCTCGCGAGTTCGCTAGATCCGAGCCAGTCACTATGAGTTTTGTGCAGCCAACTTCACGGGCTCTTCCAACAATGGCGTCAAGATCATCGGGATGTCTCTCTTTCCCATGGTATTTCCCTCGGAAGATGGGGTCGGTAAGATTGATGCCGATCTACTGGTAGATGTCATGTGTTAACGGAATCTGATATCAAAGGTATATAACCAGTGGGGCGGGAGAGACACTTGGAATTTAACATACATCAATGTATCTGGGTGCGTATCTGGAGCCATTAACAGGCTGGTCTGCTGCAGACGAAGCCATTCTGAGAAAATTGGAGGCTTGGATTCTGAGACTTGAAGTCCTGAAACCACGGGTGACTGAAGACTGAAAACAATTAAAAAGACGCCTCGatgtcattgactttgagtgTCTTTTGTTGAGTCAATGGTGAGCCACTGCGTGTATTGTTGCCTTGCAACTGTGATCTTTCTACCTAGCACAACGAACTCTACAGAGTATCATGTGGGTGATAGAGGAGATTCTGCTGAACCGTATACTAGGTATCGGTGAGCGTGAACAGGGTTGTTGAGTCTACGCTTTCATCCAATATCTCATCCTCCAGTCAACCTGTAGTGTTTGTGTCCAAGCTCAGTTGTAGGGAGTTTCACTGCTTGCTTACAGAGCAAGCCAACATGCAATTAATAATTTGCATGGACTTCACGTGACTACGCGCCGCTGATCGACCCCTCTGAAACCCCACCAATGCTCTGGCAACGCAAAATAACACGCAAGACGCGAGAAAGCGATATCGGAAACGGAAGAGGGAATAATGGCACTTTGAAGACTCAGAATGCATGAAATTATGATATGTCGTAGTTCAAGAGTGCCTGGAGTGTCTAATAACCTTGATCAGCCCATTGTATTCACATGAATAACACACTTTGATCATTATTTGTCTGCCTGTTCCAGCTCCGAATGGGGCGTTGCCTTAGGTTTCAGGCGGGGCCTTTGTTAATGGATTATTGCGTCCCTGTCACTGTTTTACGCGCTAGGAACTTGGCGTCGCGTCTGGGACACGCGCTCTCCTTAAAACCACCTCCATCAGCAGCCCAAATTTGAATTTctcatctcctcaacaaccgCAAACCAAAATCACCAGAAACTTTTGTAATACTTCTCACGTTCCCTTTTAATAGCCTGCTGAACGCTCTTCAGTTCTTTTCCTGCTTTCATCCACAGGAACACACCTTGCATCAATCTCATACCTGACCTCCCCGCCTTTTGCTCCCACCGCCATCATGTTCGTCAGAAAGAGAGGTATGTATGATCTGTCCACACAAGGGCTCATGACAACCATGCAAGGACTCTCGGTAGCTGACTTTCATCTCAGATGGACGCCAAGAGCGTGTTCAGTTCGACAAAATCACTGCTCGTGTCTCGAGACTGTGTTACGGTCTCGACATGAACCACGTTGACCCCGTTGCTATCACCCAGAAGGTCATTTCTGGTGTCTACGGCGGCGTCACAACTATACAATTGGACGATCTTGTGAGTGGCGTATGCACCATGACTGTTGTAACCTCAGCTAACCCGATTTTACAGGCTGCAGAGACTGCTGCGTACATGACTGTTACGCACCCTGACTACGCCATCCTCGCAGCCCGCATTGCCGTTTCCAACCTACAcaagcagaccaagaagcaatggtcCGCTGTTGTAAGCGACCTTTACCACTGGGTCAACCCCAAAAATGACCGTGCATCGCCCATGATCTCCAAGGAGACCTATGAGTGTGTGATGCGACATAAAGAGGAACTCGACTCAGCGATTGTCTATGATCGCGACTTCAACTACAACTATTTTGGCTTCCGAACCTTGTCCAGATCATACTTGCTACAGATTGACGGCAAAATTGCTGAGCGCCCGCAGCATATGATCATGCGAGTCGCTGTTGGAATCTGGGGTGACGATATTGAGCGTGTCTTGGAGACATACAACCTCATGTCAAGCAAGTTCTTCACTCATGCAAGCCCCACTTTATTCAACGCCGGTACTCCACAGCCTCAGCTTTCATCATGcttccttgttgatatgaAGGAGGACAGCATTGATGGTATCTACGATACCCTCAAGACTTGTGCCATGATTTCCAAGATGGCTGGTGGTATTGGCTTGAACGCCCACCGAATCCGTGCCACTGGCTCTTACATCGCCGGTACCAATGGTACTTCCAACGGTATCGTTCCCATGCTGCGTGTGTTCAACAACACTGCTCGTTACGTTGACCAGGGTGGTAACAAGCGACCTGGTGCCTTCGCCATCTACCTTGAACCATGGCACGCCGACGTCTTCGAGTTCCTTGATCTCCGAAAGAATCACGGTAAGGAGGAGGTCCGCGCTCGTGACCTGTTCTTAGCTCTTTGGATCCCTGATCTTTTCATGAAGCGTGTCGAGAGAAACGGCGAATGGACTCTCATGTGCCCTAACGAATGCCCTGGCCTTGCTGACTGCTACGGTGACGAATTTGAGGCTCTGTACGAAAAGTACGAGAGAGAGGGTAAGGGTCGCAAGTCTATCAAGGCTCAGAAACTTTGGTACGCCATTCTTGAGGCCCAGACAGAGACCGGAAACCCTTTCATGCTCTACAAGGATCACTGCAATCGCAAGAGTAACCAAAAGAACCTTGGTACCATCCGAAGCTCCAACCTGTGCACTGAGATCATTGAATACTGCGCCCCTGATGAGGTCGCTGTTTGCAACCTTGCCTCCTTGTCTCTGCCCTCTTTTATCAACTATGAAGATGCTTGCTAcgacttcaagaagctgcacGAGGTCACTCAAGTTGTTGTCCGCAatttgaacaagatcatcgacgTCAACCACTACCCTGTCCAAGAGGCTCGTAACAGCAACATGCGTCACCGACCCATTGGTCTTGGTGTGCAAGGTCTCGCTGATGCCTTTCTTGCCCTCCGCATGCCCTTTGAGTCTCCTGAGGCTCGTGAGCTGAACAAGCAAATCTTCGAGACCATCTACCACGCTGCCCTTACTACGTCTGTGCAACTCGCCAAGGAGGAAGGTCCCTACTCCACCTTCAAGGGCTCCCCTGCCTCTGAGGGTATTCTCCAGTTCGACATGTGGAATGTCAAGCCCTCTGACCTTTGGGACTGGGAACCCCTCCGAGAGGATGTCAAGACTCACGGTATCCGCAACAGTCTGCTCGTTGCTCCTATGCCTACCGCCAGTACCTCGCAGATTCTTGGCAACAACGAATGCTTTGAGCCTTACACCTCCAACATCTACCAACGCCGAGTCCTTGCTGGCGAGTTCCAGGTTGTCAACCCCTGGCTTctcaaggatcttgtcgacatgGGTCTTTGGTCCGATGCTATGAAGAACCGCATCATTGCTGATAACGGTTCTATCCAGAACATCCCCAACATCCCtgccgagatcaaggctcTGTACAAGACTGTGTGGGAGATTTCTCAGCGACAGGTTGTGCAGATGGCTGCTGACCGTGGTGCCTTCATTGAtcagtctcagtctctcaaCATTCACATGAAGGACCCTACCATGGGCAAGATCACCAGCATGCACTTCGCTGGCTGGAAGCTCGGTCTCAAGACTGGCATGTACTACCTCCGTACacaggctgctgctgcccctaTCCAGTTCACCGTCGATCAGGAGAATCTCAAGATTGCCGATAGCAACTCTGCTTCAATCAAGCCCCTAGGCAAGCGCGCTCCTCCTGCTGGCTCAAGCTATCTGATGTCCTCCTCTACTGCTATGGGTCAAACCAATGGCAACAGGACTGGCTCCCAGGGCAATGGAACCAACGGCAGCTCCGCCAACGGCGTGACTGCCAGCACATCTGTTCCTGGCCGTGCTCCCGTCATCAAGGCTGATGTCGCTGAGGGTGACAGCCCCAAGGCCCTTCCCACAGAACCTGCTGaaaaggttcaagaagaagagctgggtATGAAGAAGAACCCCCAGTCTGAGGATCAAGGTGCGGACAACGAGGATCGCGAACGCGATATCTACTCGGAGGCTGTGCTGCAATGCAGCATCGAGGATCCCGAGTCCTGCATCATGTGCAGTGGTTAGATGACAGCATAATGTTTTTTTGCATGTGTTTTTACGACGATGGATGAGTTGAATGTTTTGGAACTTAACGTTTGGTCATGGATGGGTATGTTGGACGGCAATGATCCTCTTGGGCTTGCTTGTTACGGAGTTCGTTGTTCAGTTTTTGCTACTTTAGACCCTGGCGGCTTACTCCCTTGGTTGTAGCAATTGTATAGATAGTTTACGCTGATGCTTGAATAATTATTATTTTGACTATTCCTTCTCGTTGCAAACGTGNNNNNNNNNNNNNNNNNNNNNNNNNNNNNNNNNNNNNNNNNNNNNNNNNNNNNNNNNNNNNNNNNNNNNNNNNNNNNNNNNNNNNNNNNNNNNNNNNNNNTAAGCCTCCACGGACTCGAACTTTTCCCGTTCAGTATAAAAATAAGATTCAAGACAGCTTACTCTTGTCTTGCTGTCCTGGGTCGTAAAGTTTtctaaaaaaaaaaaaaaaagtaccAGTCTTGATGTCAGATGTATCGGTAGTAATAAGTTAAGGACTCTAAACTCTGGTTGAGGCACACTCATGTGACATCAAGTTAGGGTCTGGATTTTACAGAGTGGGAAAGCAAGCAGCATAAGAGCTTGATCTTAAatggcataagctgatctactaacTAGTTACgccttctttgttccatTGTCAAGTTTTTTAATTCTCAGCGGCTGCATTCTTACCGGCCCGGCCGGTTCAACGTGCTGATCAATGATTAGCCACTAAAGTCAATACCAACGATCATCTATCAATCCAGACAATGTCACATCCTGCAGAACCCTATTTTATACATCTGGATCTGAAGAAGCAAATAAGAGAGACAAAAGTCAGGAGGTGAAAGCAAGTTCGAAGTAAGGGAAAAACATGGCCACCCTAGAGCGCAAGGGGACAAATTGCTGTATGGTTTAGTTACACAGCTCGTAATGCACACGAATGAAACCAACACCTGATGAATAATCCGGTTTCAGAGTATGCACCAGCCTCGCAATTAGACTACAAATTACCTGTTATTAAAAGGGAGGGTTGGCGATATCAGATCTGTCGAATGAGATTGTTGGAGAACTAGACATTGTGACAAAAAAGGGAGAACCAGCCACGATATGCGATCTGCAAGTCAGATGGTGGCTGGAAAGAGCGACATGTCTCAGCTACGAAATTCCATAATCGGAGCGACGTTCCGACTCTGTTACAGACAATATTTGCTGTCTTTTTCGACACAAGAACCTTCATGTAagatcaaccatcaaccataGTGGAGATCATGGATAGATCACGTTTAACACACGATCGGGAAAGAAACATGAAACGAGAAAATCGCCAGttggcaagattgtcatGATGACGGGAAGAAGCATTGTATTACCTTGCATTGCgttgagatgaaaatgaaACTGGGGAGGCCTGAGGGTGGTGAGTGACGTTGGGATGGATGGAGACTGTACTATAAGGTCCAGGCTTCACACTACAAGGTCCAGGCCAGGACGGTCCAGCTCGACAAGGTCCCCTCACCGCGATGGAAGCTAGAGAGGTTAAGCTTGGGCCACAAgcgagagaaaaaaaaaaccgaTGATGATGCGGTCCATGACATCAAAGGCCCATATTTTGGCAGGTCCCCTGGTCTGCTTGGCTATCGATTTGTGGCTTAAGTGGCTTGGCCGGCTGCGTGGCCAGTCTGGGCACAGTTCATCAGAGCCAGCTGAACAGGGAACTGAGCATTTTAAGACTCGATTGAACGTTGAAATGGATATTGGATGCATGTTTACCGGTACAGTGTAAGTGGAACGATAGAGTGACTTGGCTCGAGTGGGGCTGGCCTCCGAAATATCAAGAATGAGTGCCATTCTCTGCTAAATGCTGCGATGCTGTGGAAGTTGAGCGAGAAAACCTGATAAGACAATAATGCGAAATGAAAACTGGGATTCGGCATGGCTGTACGGATACTGACAAATAGCAATCGGACATAATGATATTGGGCACAcattgtactctgtacttgtCTGTGTTATCTGTTCCTGAGACATGTACGCACCCTTTGATCACTAGCATCACCATATCTCCAactcatcccatctcaatCGAGAAAAAGTTCCCcaggaaaaaagaagaacatgattCCGTCTCCCGGTTGCCAGGGGA is drawn from Fusarium graminearum PH-1 chromosome 3, whole genome shotgun sequence and contains these coding sequences:
- a CDS encoding ribonucleoside-diphosphate reductase large chain encodes the protein MFVRKRDGRQERVQFDKITARVSRLCYGLDMNHVDPVAITQKVISGVYGGVTTIQLDDLVSGVCTMTVVTSANPILQAAETAAYMTVTHPDYAILAARIAVSNLHKQTKKQWSAVVSDLYHWVNPKNDRASPMISKETYECVMRHKEELDSAIVYDRDFNYNYFGFRTLSRSYLLQIDGKIAERPQHMIMRVAVGIWGDDIERVLETYNLMSSKFFTHASPTLFNAGTPQPQLSSCFLVDMKEDSIDGIYDTLKTCAMISKMAGGIGLNAHRIRATGSYIAGTNGTSNGIVPMLRVFNNTARYVDQGGNKRPGAFAIYLEPWHADVFEFLDLRKNHGKEEVRARDLFLALWIPDLFMKRVERNGEWTLMCPNECPGLADCYGDEFEALYEKYEREGKGRKSIKAQKLWYAILEAQTETGNPFMLYKDHCNRKSNQKNLGTIRSSNLCTEIIEYCAPDEVAVCNLASLSLPSFINYEDACYDFKKLHEVTQVVVRNLNKIIDVNHYPVQEARNSNMRHRPIGLGVQGLADAFLALRMPFESPEARELNKQIFETIYHAALTTSVQLAKEEGPYSTFKGSPASEGILQFDMWNVKPSDLWDWEPLREDVKTHGIRNSLLVAPMPTASTSQILGNNECFEPYTSNIYQRRVLAGEFQVVNPWLLKDLVDMGLWSDAMKNRIIADNGSIQNIPNIPAEIKALYKTVWEISQRQVVQMAADRGAFIDQSQSLNIHMKDPTMGKITSMHFAGWKLGLKTGMYYLRTQAAAAPIQFTVDQENLKIADSNSASIKPLGKRAPPAGSSYLMSSSTAMGQTNGNRTGSQGNGTNGSSANGVTASTSVPGRAPVIKADVAEGDSPKALPTEPAEKVQEEELGMKKNPQSEDQGADNEDRERDIYSEAVLQCSIEDPESCIMCSG